The following are encoded together in the Candidatus Poribacteria bacterium genome:
- the bioD gene encoding dethiobiotin synthase: protein MAMRGVFITGTDTGVGKTVVAGGLAAVLRRRGVSVGVMKPFATGCEWEDGELVSEDARFLRACAGIDDPLTAINPVRLRELLAPAVAAERSGMIIDLDIVREAFEGLCRRYAFVVVEGAGGIAVPVTDDALVADLRAIFPLPMWVVARRCLGTINHTVMTVEFARTRGWDVAGIVLNGSDGDEDGIAERTNPDVVARLTNVPVLGSLAHVPTIDVGRGRFAGLADAFGAQIDFEPVLRLEPGV from the coding sequence TTGGCGATGCGCGGTGTGTTCATCACGGGTACGGACACAGGAGTCGGCAAGACCGTCGTTGCCGGAGGGCTGGCTGCCGTCCTGCGGCGTCGAGGCGTTTCCGTGGGTGTGATGAAGCCCTTCGCGACCGGGTGCGAATGGGAGGACGGCGAACTCGTATCGGAGGATGCCAGGTTCCTGCGAGCGTGCGCAGGTATCGACGACCCCTTGACTGCCATCAACCCGGTTCGCCTGAGGGAACTTCTGGCTCCTGCCGTCGCTGCAGAGCGCAGTGGCATGATCATCGACCTGGATATCGTCCGGGAGGCGTTCGAAGGGCTCTGCCGCCGGTATGCGTTCGTCGTCGTCGAGGGGGCGGGAGGCATCGCGGTTCCCGTAACAGACGATGCGCTCGTCGCAGACCTGCGAGCGATCTTCCCACTGCCGATGTGGGTCGTCGCTCGTCGCTGTTTGGGCACCATCAACCACACGGTGATGACCGTCGAGTTTGCGCGCACACGCGGCTGGGACGTTGCCGGTATCGTGCTCAACGGCTCGGACGGCGACGAGGACGGAATCGCCGAGCGGACGAACCCCGATGTCGTCGCGCGTCTGACGAACGTGCCCGTCCTGGGTTCGCTGGCGCATGTGCCGACTATCGACGTTGGGCGCGGACGATTCGCGGGCTTGGCGGA